From Pseudomonas sp. G.S.17, the proteins below share one genomic window:
- a CDS encoding DUF4166 domain-containing protein yields the protein MLQKALMIGMYQKVLGDDFRQLAPVLQMLHHGQGASVSGRLIVYWPGLCWKRLLLRMLRMPHESGAAVSYVWIFPCARGAERWKRSIGGVALTSFMQAGGQKMIIERTGLLRLHLQTWVDAQGSLQQRSDRIYLRGLGLRLPGLVISASEHALDSQRFHCRVTVASIHFGKLLSYEGALSVQQSTR from the coding sequence ATGCTTCAAAAGGCCCTCATGATCGGCATGTACCAAAAGGTTCTGGGGGACGACTTTCGACAACTCGCTCCCGTGTTGCAAATGCTGCATCACGGGCAAGGCGCGTCAGTGAGCGGTCGCTTGATCGTGTATTGGCCAGGGTTGTGCTGGAAGCGGCTGTTGCTGCGAATGTTGAGAATGCCCCATGAATCAGGTGCGGCAGTGTCTTATGTGTGGATTTTTCCTTGCGCTCGCGGTGCCGAGCGCTGGAAGCGGAGCATAGGGGGAGTAGCTTTGACGAGCTTCATGCAAGCGGGTGGGCAAAAAATGATCATTGAACGAACTGGATTGCTCAGGCTGCACTTGCAAACCTGGGTCGATGCGCAAGGCAGTCTTCAGCAGCGAAGTGACCGGATTTATCTGCGCGGCCTTGGTTTGCGATTGCCCGGCTTGGTTATTAGCGCAAGCGAGCACGCACTCGACAGTCAGCGATTTCATTGCCGGGTAACTGTGGCTTCAATCCACTTTGGCAAGTTGCTTTCATATGAAGGCGCATTGTCCGTACAGCAATCAACTCGTTAA
- a CDS encoding Bro-N domain-containing protein: MDAIYEPLVFTRHKLPLHALIIERQAWFSARDLGRLVGMFFENRITRKLDSDQRRTVRLICYGEVKEVQMISESAVYALLIYHHHPTNSQLRQWLTYEVMPILNQAPSRHTHNTPTPARLEWQGAELSVLHWQNEPWIRLRDMPSLLPGRAELSVGSGGDWCSRLRQGLGW, encoded by the coding sequence ATGGACGCCATCTATGAACCCCTCGTCTTCACCCGCCACAAACTGCCCCTTCATGCCTTGATCATCGAGCGCCAGGCCTGGTTCAGCGCCAGGGATCTCGGACGTCTGGTGGGTATGTTCTTCGAAAACCGCATCACCCGAAAACTCGACAGCGATCAACGGCGCACCGTGCGCCTGATCTGTTACGGGGAAGTAAAGGAAGTGCAGATGATCAGCGAATCCGCCGTGTACGCCCTGCTCATCTACCACCATCACCCCACCAACAGCCAACTGCGCCAATGGCTGACCTATGAAGTGATGCCCATCCTCAACCAAGCCCCTTCCCGCCACACCCACAACACCCCGACACCCGCACGCCTGGAATGGCAAGGCGCAGAACTCAGCGTGCTGCATTGGCAGAACGAACCGTGGATTCGGTTGCGGGATATGCCGAGTTTGTTGCCGGGGCGGGCGGAGTTGAGTGTTGGCAGCGGCGGTGACTGGTGTTCGCGGCTTAGGCAAGGGTTGGGCTGGTAA
- a CDS encoding DUF2333 family protein, whose amino-acid sequence MLDWKNRAGSASERVDEPASVKRRGYLGGLFYSRALGAVVAIYLIATALIGWYWSQEPALFPVQQNAQAAAQREGKQMVIGYTTVETLKSVAQTLLDKRGGYLSNDRLPPGLWLDNIPSWEYGVLVQVRDLSRAMRKDFARSQSQSAEDGDLAKAEPLFNFDNRSWVLPSSESQYRDGIAALNRYQARLSDPTQKNALFYARADNLNNWLGDVGTRLGSLSQRLSASVGRVKLNSTLKTEVMGDVKPGEVPQVDEEIVETPWLQIDNVFYEARGQAWALSHLLRAIEVDFADVLAKKNATVGVRQIIRELEASQEPLWSPMVLNGSAFGVLANHSLVMANYISRANAAVIDLRQLLSQG is encoded by the coding sequence ATGCTGGATTGGAAGAACCGCGCAGGCAGCGCGAGTGAACGCGTCGATGAACCTGCGTCTGTGAAGCGTCGCGGCTATCTGGGTGGGCTGTTTTACAGTCGTGCGTTGGGCGCGGTGGTAGCGATTTATCTGATCGCCACGGCGTTGATCGGCTGGTACTGGAGCCAGGAGCCCGCGTTGTTCCCGGTCCAGCAGAACGCTCAGGCTGCGGCCCAGCGTGAAGGCAAACAGATGGTGATTGGCTACACCACCGTCGAAACCTTGAAATCCGTTGCGCAGACGCTGCTCGACAAACGTGGTGGCTATCTGTCCAACGACCGTCTGCCGCCGGGCCTCTGGCTGGATAACATTCCAAGCTGGGAATACGGCGTGCTGGTCCAGGTGCGTGACCTGAGCCGTGCCATGCGTAAAGACTTCGCCCGTTCCCAGTCGCAATCGGCCGAAGATGGCGATCTGGCCAAGGCCGAGCCGCTGTTCAACTTCGATAACCGCAGTTGGGTGCTGCCGTCCAGCGAGTCGCAATACCGCGATGGCATCGCGGCTTTGAATCGCTATCAGGCACGTCTGTCCGACCCTACGCAAAAAAATGCGCTGTTTTATGCCCGCGCAGACAACCTCAACAATTGGCTGGGCGACGTCGGTACGCGTCTGGGTTCGTTGTCTCAGCGTTTGTCGGCCAGCGTCGGTCGCGTCAAGCTCAACAGCACGTTGAAGACTGAAGTGATGGGTGATGTGAAGCCGGGCGAAGTGCCACAGGTCGATGAAGAGATCGTCGAGACGCCGTGGTTGCAGATCGACAACGTGTTCTACGAAGCACGCGGTCAGGCCTGGGCCTTGTCGCATCTGTTGCGCGCCATTGAAGTCGACTTCGCCGATGTACTGGCCAAGAAGAATGCAACGGTCGGCGTGCGCCAGATCATCCGTGAGCTGGAAGCCTCGCAGGAACCGCTGTGGAGCCCGATGGTGCTCAACGGCAGCGCGTTTGGCGTACTGGCCAACCACTCGCTGGTCATGGCCAACTACATCTCCCGCGCCAACGCGGCTGTGATTGACCTTCGTCAACTGCTGTCACAAGGCTGA
- a CDS encoding NUDIX hydrolase — MPFSSNEAAHRAASDAEQIAWVDEQDNLLGSIQRAELRERGLIGRGTYILVFNSAGDLCVHQRTLSKAIYPGYWDVAAGGMVQADESYAESAARELAEELGVSGVTLRGHERFFFDQPGNRLWCAVFSAIWDGPLTLQPEEVLQARFIPVAEVLRETAQKRYCPDSLAALKRYLGNVANVE; from the coding sequence ATGCCGTTTTCATCCAATGAGGCGGCGCACCGCGCTGCCTCCGATGCCGAGCAGATCGCCTGGGTCGACGAGCAGGACAACCTGCTCGGCTCCATCCAGCGGGCCGAGCTTCGCGAGCGCGGCCTGATTGGTCGGGGCACTTATATATTGGTGTTCAATTCGGCGGGCGATCTGTGCGTGCATCAGCGCACCTTGAGCAAGGCGATTTATCCCGGTTATTGGGACGTAGCCGCTGGCGGCATGGTCCAGGCCGACGAAAGTTATGCCGAATCCGCTGCTCGTGAGCTGGCCGAAGAGCTGGGCGTCAGCGGTGTAACGCTGCGTGGCCATGAACGGTTTTTCTTCGATCAGCCGGGCAATCGCCTCTGGTGCGCGGTGTTTTCCGCGATCTGGGACGGCCCGTTGACCCTGCAGCCCGAAGAGGTGCTCCAGGCGCGCTTTATCCCGGTCGCCGAGGTGCTGCGTGAAACCGCGCAAAAGCGTTATTGCCCGGACTCGCTGGCGGCGTTGAAACGCTATCTGGGTAACGTCGCAAATGTTGAGTAA
- a CDS encoding translation initiation factor Sui1, giving the protein MAKKAASFAALGGLVFSTDAGRHCPDCRQPVDACICKKTVIPEGDGIARLRRESKGRGGKTVTTITGVPLAEDALKDLAKTLKQRCGTGGSLKDGVIEIQGDHVELLLAELVKQGFKAKKSGG; this is encoded by the coding sequence GTGGCAAAAAAAGCCGCTTCCTTCGCCGCCCTGGGTGGCCTGGTATTTTCCACCGACGCAGGACGGCATTGTCCCGACTGTCGTCAACCCGTCGATGCCTGCATCTGCAAAAAAACTGTCATCCCCGAAGGTGATGGCATCGCTCGTTTGCGCCGCGAAAGCAAAGGCCGTGGCGGCAAGACGGTGACGACCATCACCGGCGTGCCTTTGGCCGAAGATGCCCTCAAGGATCTGGCCAAGACGCTCAAGCAGCGTTGCGGAACCGGCGGTTCGCTCAAGGACGGCGTGATCGAGATTCAGGGCGATCATGTCGAGTTGCTGTTGGCCGAACTGGTCAAACAGGGCTTCAAGGCCAAGAAATCCGGCGGTTGA
- the speA gene encoding arginine decarboxylase, which translates to MSVRRTRKDDGSQWTVADSRSVYGIRHWGAGYFAINEAGRVEVRPNGPKSSPIDLYEQVDNLRKSGLSLPLLVRFPDILQDRVRQLTGAFDENIARLDYQSKYTALYPIKVNQQEAVVENIIATQNVSIGLEAGSKPELMAVLALAPKGGTIVCNGYKDREFIRLALMGQKLGHNVFIVIEKESEVELVIEEAAELKVAPQVGLRVRLSSLASSKWADTGGEKSKFGLSAAQLLSVVERFRKAGLDQGIRLLHFHMGSQIANLADYQHGFKEAIRYYGELRNLGLPVDHIDVGGGLGVDYDGTHSRNASSINYDMDDYAGVVVGMLKEFCDAQGLPHPNIFSESGRSLTAHHAILVVQVTDVEKHNDEVPKIEDKESLPETVQWLVDLLGPTDIEMVTETYWRATHYMSDIATQYADGKISLAQKALAEQCYFAVCRRLHNSLKARQRSHRQVLDELNDKLADKYICNFSVFQSLPDTWAIGQVLPILPLHRLNEEPLRRAVLQDLTCDSDGKIKQYVDEQSIETSLPVHALNEGEDYLLGIFLVGAYQEILGDMHNLFGDTDSVNIYQNPDGSVYHAGIETHDTIEDMLRYVHLSPEELMTHYRDKVASAKISPRERTQYLDALRLGLTRSSYLSS; encoded by the coding sequence ATGTCCGTACGACGCACACGCAAAGACGATGGCAGCCAATGGACCGTTGCGGACAGCCGCAGTGTTTATGGCATCCGCCATTGGGGGGCTGGTTATTTCGCGATCAACGAAGCGGGTCGCGTTGAAGTTCGCCCCAATGGGCCGAAAAGTTCGCCCATCGATTTGTACGAGCAGGTCGACAATCTGCGCAAAAGCGGTCTGTCCCTGCCATTGCTGGTGCGTTTCCCCGACATTCTGCAAGACCGTGTGCGTCAGCTGACCGGCGCATTTGACGAGAACATCGCCCGCCTGGACTACCAGAGCAAATACACCGCGCTGTATCCGATCAAGGTCAACCAGCAGGAAGCGGTGGTCGAGAACATCATCGCCACGCAGAACGTTTCCATCGGTCTGGAAGCCGGCTCCAAGCCTGAGCTGATGGCCGTGCTGGCGTTGGCGCCGAAAGGCGGGACCATCGTCTGCAACGGTTACAAGGACCGCGAGTTCATTCGTCTGGCGCTGATGGGCCAGAAGCTTGGGCACAACGTGTTCATCGTGATCGAGAAAGAATCCGAAGTTGAGCTGGTGATTGAAGAAGCCGCCGAGCTCAAGGTCGCCCCACAAGTCGGCTTGCGCGTACGCCTGTCGTCCCTGGCCTCCAGCAAGTGGGCGGATACCGGCGGCGAAAAATCCAAGTTCGGCTTGTCCGCCGCGCAACTGCTTTCGGTGGTCGAGCGTTTCCGCAAGGCCGGTCTGGATCAGGGCATTCGTCTGCTGCACTTCCACATGGGTTCGCAGATCGCCAACCTGGCTGACTATCAGCACGGCTTCAAGGAAGCGATTCGCTACTACGGCGAGCTGCGCAACCTCGGCCTGCCGGTGGATCACATCGACGTCGGCGGCGGCCTGGGCGTGGATTACGACGGCACTCACTCGCGCAATGCCAGCTCCATCAACTACGACATGGACGATTACGCCGGTGTCGTGGTCGGCATGCTCAAGGAATTCTGCGACGCGCAGGGTCTGCCGCATCCGAACATCTTCTCTGAAAGCGGCCGCTCGCTGACTGCTCACCACGCGATTCTGGTGGTGCAGGTCACTGACGTCGAGAAGCACAACGACGAAGTGCCGAAGATCGAAGACAAGGAAAGCCTGCCGGAAACCGTGCAATGGCTGGTGGACCTGCTGGGTCCGACCGACATTGAAATGGTCACCGAAACCTACTGGCGCGCCACGCACTACATGAGCGACATCGCCACCCAGTACGCCGATGGCAAGATCAGTCTGGCCCAGAAAGCCCTGGCCGAGCAGTGCTACTTTGCGGTTTGCCGCCGTTTGCACAATTCGCTCAAAGCACGCCAGCGTTCGCATCGCCAAGTGCTGGACGAACTCAACGACAAGCTCGCCGACAAGTACATCTGCAATTTCTCGGTGTTCCAGAGCCTGCCGGACACTTGGGCTATTGGCCAGGTCCTGCCGATTCTGCCGCTGCATCGCTTGAACGAAGAGCCGCTGCGTCGCGCTGTGCTGCAAGACCTGACCTGCGACTCCGATGGCAAGATCAAGCAGTACGTGGACGAGCAAAGCATTGAAACCAGCCTGCCGGTCCACGCCTTGAACGAAGGCGAAGACTACTTGCTGGGCATCTTCCTGGTCGGCGCGTATCAGGAAATTCTCGGTGACATGCACAACCTGTTCGGTGATACCGACTCGGTGAACATCTACCAGAATCCGGATGGCAGCGTTTACCACGCGGGCATCGAAACCCACGACACCATCGAAGACATGCTGCGTTACGTACACTTGTCGCCGGAAGAACTGATGACCCATTACCGGGACAAAGTCGCCAGCGCCAAGATCAGCCCGCGCGAGCGTACTCAGTACCTGGACGCGCTGCGTCTGGGCTTGACGCGGTCTTCTTACCTGTCGTCTTGA
- a CDS encoding contractile injection system protein, VgrG/Pvc8 family, producing MHDEPHFRLDVANLLDGLQVLSFAGTEAISQLFAFELEVLIDDPELDMHSLMYRAVFLHFMGRTLGVHGQIHGVERSHFRPGPACYRLSIGPRLACLGQRYTPRIFQDMTTPQIISRVLLEHGIRDDSYRFDLKAECPVREYCAQYRETDLQLVQRLCSEEGIHYHFQHSPQGHELIFGDGLRGFRPTPTARYSAMPMQDGVSRFSVGTAGADRSQQVAAGESTLPFVAAGHLLPLKGHPDEAFNHLWLVTAVEHRGFDPRQLGARRSNDAALYINHFQATPWEVVFKLERVTRPSMPDIQRACIVGPADEAVAHDSAGRVKARLDWGDQGNGALYGECWLPVAPHLVERLRGGMQVMVSCVDQDPDRPLITARLPQSGDTSVDAALRAPQVKCIEMSLPVQQFAGDERCIQVDGGPRIRYEHGSSWSVSVGDSSIKLDADGLKLVSPRILFSAVSESSDDSL from the coding sequence ATGCATGACGAACCTCACTTTCGCCTGGACGTCGCCAATCTGCTGGACGGCTTGCAGGTGCTGTCTTTCGCCGGGACCGAAGCGATCAGCCAGCTGTTTGCCTTTGAGCTGGAAGTGCTGATCGATGACCCTGAACTGGATATGCACAGCCTGATGTATCGGGCGGTCTTTCTGCATTTCATGGGGCGCACGCTTGGGGTGCATGGGCAGATCCACGGCGTCGAGCGCAGCCACTTCAGGCCCGGCCCCGCCTGCTATCGGCTGAGCATCGGGCCGCGCCTTGCTTGTCTGGGCCAGCGTTATACCCCGCGCATCTTTCAGGACATGACGACACCGCAGATCATCAGTCGGGTGTTGCTGGAGCATGGCATTCGCGATGACAGCTATCGCTTTGATCTCAAGGCTGAATGTCCGGTCAGAGAATACTGCGCGCAATATCGTGAAACCGATCTACAGCTGGTCCAGCGCCTGTGCAGTGAAGAGGGCATTCACTACCATTTCCAGCATTCGCCGCAAGGCCATGAACTGATTTTTGGTGATGGCTTGCGCGGCTTTCGACCGACGCCGACGGCGCGTTATTCGGCCATGCCCATGCAGGACGGCGTCAGCCGTTTTTCCGTGGGCACTGCAGGTGCTGATCGATCGCAACAGGTGGCGGCGGGCGAAAGCACGTTGCCGTTTGTCGCGGCCGGGCATCTGTTGCCGCTCAAGGGTCATCCCGATGAGGCATTCAATCATCTGTGGCTGGTCACCGCCGTGGAGCATCGCGGCTTCGATCCTCGGCAGTTGGGCGCGCGGCGCAGCAATGACGCGGCGCTCTACATCAACCACTTTCAGGCAACGCCCTGGGAAGTCGTGTTCAAACTTGAGCGCGTGACTCGCCCGTCAATGCCGGATATCCAGCGGGCATGCATCGTTGGCCCGGCGGACGAAGCGGTTGCCCACGATTCGGCGGGACGCGTAAAAGCCCGACTCGATTGGGGCGATCAGGGTAACGGCGCTTTATACGGTGAGTGCTGGTTGCCGGTTGCGCCCCATCTGGTGGAGAGATTGCGCGGCGGTATGCAGGTGATGGTGAGCTGTGTGGATCAAGACCCTGACCGTCCGCTGATAACGGCACGTCTTCCGCAGTCCGGAGATACATCAGTCGATGCGGCTCTCCGCGCGCCGCAGGTCAAGTGCATCGAAATGAGTCTGCCGGTGCAACAGTTTGCGGGTGACGAGCGGTGCATCCAGGTGGATGGCGGGCCGCGCATCCGTTATGAACACGGCAGCAGTTGGTCAGTCAGTGTCGGCGATAGCAGTATCAAGCTGGATGCCGATGGTTTGAAGCTGGTCAGCCCACGGATTCTGTTTTCGGCGGTGAGCGAGTCGTCGGATGATTCTCTGTAG
- a CDS encoding MATE family efflux transporter — MSTLFSDWRHRTTHKRVWALAAPMILSNISVPLVALVDSAVIGHLPHAHQLGAVAVGATLYTFLAWTMGFLRMGTTGFASQAAGRGDGAALRQILVQGLLLAMGLAVLLGIVGLPFSHMALTLMQPSADLQQLTEEFFHTRLFGLPASLAGYALVGWFLGTQNAKAPLAILLTTNLVNIALNLWFVMGLDWGVVGSARASVLAEWTGALLGLALTQNTLRRWPGQVAWSALKLWHNWRPLLAVNRDIFIRSLALQSVFFLITVQGARLGDATVAANALLLNGLLLTAHALDGLAHAVEALCGHAIGARDRPALRRSLTVAGGWSLIASVAFALLFSVAGHLFIQMQTDIPEVRETAFIYLPYLAALPLLAVASYLLDGLFIGATRAREMRNAMLLSVAIIAPIAYAAQNLGNHGLWLTLLLFMLIRGATLSVTAWRLSKTGEWFNGPAH; from the coding sequence ATGTCCACTTTGTTCAGCGACTGGCGCCACCGCACGACCCATAAACGGGTCTGGGCGCTGGCGGCGCCGATGATTCTTTCCAATATTTCCGTGCCATTGGTGGCGCTGGTCGACAGCGCCGTAATCGGCCATCTGCCACACGCCCATCAATTGGGTGCCGTGGCCGTGGGCGCGACGTTGTATACATTTTTGGCCTGGACCATGGGTTTCCTGCGCATGGGCACCACCGGCTTTGCCTCGCAAGCGGCCGGGCGCGGCGACGGCGCGGCGTTGCGGCAGATTCTGGTGCAGGGCCTGCTACTGGCGATGGGGCTTGCGGTGTTGCTGGGCATCGTTGGCCTGCCGTTCAGTCATATGGCGCTGACCCTGATGCAACCGTCTGCCGACCTGCAACAGCTCACCGAGGAGTTCTTCCACACCCGGCTGTTCGGGCTTCCCGCCTCGTTGGCCGGTTATGCGCTGGTGGGCTGGTTCCTCGGCACACAGAACGCCAAGGCGCCGCTGGCGATTCTGCTGACCACCAATCTGGTCAACATCGCGCTGAATCTCTGGTTCGTCATGGGTCTGGACTGGGGCGTGGTCGGCTCCGCGCGCGCCTCTGTACTGGCGGAATGGACTGGCGCGTTGCTGGGGCTGGCATTGACGCAAAACACCTTGCGTCGCTGGCCAGGGCAAGTCGCCTGGAGCGCGCTGAAACTGTGGCACAACTGGCGGCCGTTGCTGGCCGTCAACCGCGACATCTTCATTCGCAGCCTGGCCCTGCAATCGGTATTTTTTCTGATTACCGTGCAAGGTGCGCGACTGGGTGATGCCACAGTGGCCGCCAATGCCTTGCTGCTTAACGGCCTGCTCCTGACGGCCCATGCGCTGGATGGTCTGGCGCATGCCGTCGAGGCGTTATGCGGCCATGCCATCGGTGCGCGTGATCGCCCGGCCCTGCGCCGCTCGCTGACGGTGGCCGGCGGCTGGTCATTGATCGCCAGCGTCGCGTTCGCCTTGCTGTTCTCGGTCGCCGGACATCTGTTCATCCAGATGCAGACCGATATTCCCGAAGTCCGCGAAACCGCTTTCATCTACTTGCCGTACCTGGCCGCGCTGCCATTGCTGGCGGTTGCGAGTTATCTGCTTGACGGCTTGTTCATCGGCGCCACACGCGCTCGCGAAATGCGCAACGCCATGTTGCTGAGCGTGGCCATCATTGCTCCCATCGCCTACGCCGCGCAAAACCTCGGCAACCACGGCCTGTGGCTGACATTGCTGCTGTTCATGCTGATTCGCGGGGCGACCTTAAGCGTCACCGCATGGCGCCTGAGCAAAACGGGTGAATGGTTCAACGGCCCGGCGCATTGA